A window from Fragaria vesca subsp. vesca linkage group LG5, FraVesHawaii_1.0, whole genome shotgun sequence encodes these proteins:
- the LOC101304680 gene encoding abietadienol/abietadienal oxidase-like, protein MGDLLSAGTNSCLVILIWSVLLVVFLLAKFLRKVKEKKVVGSRTYKLPPGRKGWPIVGDSFEWYNAVAGSHPPQFVEQQTKRFGKIFSCSLFGKRCVVSADPSFNRFVMQNEGKLFQSSYPKSFKDLVGKNGVITVHGEQQRKLHSIASNMMRLDKLLKINLLDDVQMVITQTLSNFPTNQPLLLQDVCRKVSNYQLAIHLMVNQLLGISSESEINEMAQCFSDFVDGCLSVPINLPGFAYHTAMKAREKIITKINRIIKEQREGATEIGNGVLGRLLEEDCLADESVADFIINLLFAGNETTAKTMLFAIYFLTQCPRAMQQLLDEQDSLRRSKSVGEEMLTWHDYKAMPFTQCVIDETLRLGGIAIWLLREAKEDVEYQDYVIPKGCFVVPFLSAVHLDENVYHDALAFNPWRWMDSKNQEKRNWRSSLYFAPFGGGARFCPGAELARLQIALFLHYFVTTYSWTQIKEDRMSFFPSARLVNGFQICVTRRNDGNKLEAMEVQQY, encoded by the exons ATGGGAGACCTCCTTTCAGCAGGCACCAACAGCTGCCTGGTTATTTTGATCTGGTCAGTATTGCTCGTAGTATTTCTGCTTGCAAAGTTTCTGCGGAAGGTTAAGGAAAAGAAGGTGGTAGGATCAAGAACATACAAGTTGCCGCCGGGAAGAAAAGGCTGGCCGATAGTCGGTGACAGCTTCGAATGGTACAATGCTGTTGCAGGTTCTCATCCCCCGCAGTTTGTTGAACAACAGACTAAAAG GTTTGGGAAGATATTCTCCTGCAGTTTGTTCGGAAAACGGTGTGTGGTATCCGCCGACCCGAGCTTTAACCGGTTTGTGATGCAAAATGAAGGTAAATTGTTTCAGTCCAGCTATCCGAAATCTTTCAAAGACTTGGTTGGGAAAAATGGTGTGATCACAGTGCATGGTGAGCAACAGAGGAAACTCCATAGCATCGCCTCCAATATGATGCGTCTTGATAAGCTTCTTAAGATTAATCTATTGGACGATGTTCAAATGGTTATCACTCAAACTTTGAGCAATTTCCCAACCAATCAGCCATTACTTCTCCAGGATGTTTGTAGAAAGGTAAGTAATTATC AGTTAGCTATACATCTTATGGTTAATCAACTATTGGGAATTTCAAGTGAGTCGGAGATTAATGAGATGGCTCAGTGTTTCTCCGATTTCGTTGACGGTTGCCTCTCCGTTCCGATTAACTTGCCCGGTTTTGCTTATCACACTGCTATGAAG GCACGGGAGAAAATCATAACCAAGATAAATAGGATAATCAAAGAACAGAGAGAAGGAGCAACAGAAATTGGTAATGGCGTGCTCGGAAGACTACTGGAGGAAGATTGCTTAGCTGATGAGTCTGTTGCAGACTTCATTATCAATCTTCTCTTTGCTGGAAACGAAACAACTGCTAAAACAATGCTATTCGCAATCTATTTCCTTACCCAATGTCCCAGAGCAATGCAACAATTACTG GATGAACAAGACAGTCTCAGAAGAAGCAAATCTGTTGGAGAGGAAATGCTTACATGGCACGATTATAAAGCAATGCCTTTTACTCAGTGT GTCATCGATGAAACACTTCGACTTGGGGGAATTGCAATTTGGCTATTGAGAGAGGCAAAAGAAGACGTTGAGTACCAAG ACTATGTTATTCCAAAAGGATGCTTTGTCGTTCCATTCCTCTCAGCTGTTCATTTGGATGAGAATGTGTATCATGACGCCCTCGCCTTCAATCCTTGGAGATGGATGGACAGTAAAAATCAG GAGAAAAGAAATTGGAGAAGTAGCCTGTACTTTGCACCCTTTGGAGGAGGAGCCAGATTCTGTCCAGGAGCTGAGTTGGCTCGCCTTCAAATTGCCCTTTTTCTCCATTATTTTGTCACAACATATAG CTGGACCCAAATCAAAGAGGATCGTATGTCCTTCTTTCCCTCGGCTCGTCTAGTGAATGGATTCCAAATCTGCGTAACTAGACGAAATGATGGAAACAAGCTAGAGGCCATGGAGGTGCAACAATATTAG
- the LOC101307989 gene encoding UPF0426 protein At1g28150, chloroplastic-like, whose protein sequence is MSVSPVNISSCAQPLWNSKKFIKPSAFTKKLNPSSTRVRLGNNHGVRAFFSNPIEEPIVKKALQEPVAFMGGMFAGLLRLDLNDDPLKEWVSRTVEASGITVEEVDANGSDPEEETPQQIEIE, encoded by the exons ATGTCGGTCTCACCTGTCAATATTTCTTCGTGTGCACAGCCACTG TGGAATTCAAAGAAGTTCATTAAACCCTCGGCATTCACGAAGAAGCTGAATCCCAGCAGCACAAGAGTGCGTTTGGGAAACAATCATGGGGTTAGAGCTTTTTTCTCCAATCCGATTGAAGAGCCCATTGTCAAAAAAGCGCTTCAG GAGCCGGTTGCTTTCATGGGAGGGATGTTTGCGGGACTTCTACGACTTGATTTGAATGATGATCCGCTCAAGGAGTGGGTTTCCAGGACTGTGGAAGCGTCAGGGATTACAGTGGAAGAAGTTGATGCTAACGGATCAGACCCTGAAGAAGAAACCCCGCAGCAGATTGAGATTGAATAA
- the LOC101305271 gene encoding protein-lysine methyltransferase METTL21B-like, with amino-acid sequence MGSQVAAEEVEEKERLVKMGSYGGMVRQLRAAAKEEESCAATAAEEEIMLLWGIQQPTLSKPNAFVAQSSLLLKLDSCGHSLSISQSPSSLSTPGVTGSVMWDSGVVLGKFLEHAVDSELLLLQGKKVVELGSGCGLVGCIAALLGGQVVLTDLFDRLRLLKKNIDANLRHGDVRGSAKVMELQWGDDPDPELIEPRPDFVLGSDVIYSEGAVLDLLSTLRQLCGSETTVFLAGELRNDAVLEYFLDCAMEDFIIGRLEHSQWHPDYCSSRVVLYVLVKKVMVDL; translated from the exons ATGGGCAGCCAAGTAGCAGCGGAAGAAGTAGAAGAGAAGGAAAGACTGGTAAAAATGGGATCGTACGGAGGAATGGTCCGGCAGCTGAGGGCCGCCGCAAAAGAAGAAGAGTCATGTGCTGCTACGGCCGCTGAGGAGGAGATAATGTTGCTGTGGGGAATCCAACAGCCAACTCTCTCCAAACCAAACGCATTCGTCGCCCAATCCTCTCTTCTGCTCAAGCTCGATTCCTGTGGCCATTCTCTCTCTATTTCCCAGTCCCCTTCCTCCCTG AGCACGCCTGGGGTTACTGGTTCTGTCATGTGGGATAGTGGAGTTGTATTGGGGAAGTTTCTAGAGCATGCTGTGGACTCGGAGTTGTTACTGCTTCAAGGCAAGAAAGTTGTTGAATTGGGCTCTGGCTGTGGTTTAGTCGG CTGCATTGCAGCCCTTTTAGGTGGTCAAGTTGTCCTCACCGATCTCTTTGATAGATTGAGGCTACTAAAGAAGAACATTGATGCCAATCTGAGACATGGAGATGTGCGAGGTTCAGCAAAAGTGATGGAATTGCAATGGGGAGATGATCCTGACCCGGAACTGATAGAACCTCGACCTGATTTTG TTCTAGGATCTGATGTAATCTATAGTGAGGGAGCAGTATTGGATCTGCTGTCTACCTTGCGGCAACTCTGTGGGTCTGAGACAACAGTGTTCTTGGCTGGAGAACTTCGAAATG ATGCTGTCCTTGAATACTTCTTAGATTGCGCAATGGAGGATTTCATAATTGGACGTTTGGAGCACAGTCAGTGGCATCCAGACTATTGTAGCAGTCGTGTTGTTTTGTATGTTCTGGTCAAGAAAGTGATGGTGGATCTTTAG
- the LOC101308286 gene encoding alcohol dehydrogenase-like 6-like, which yields MSLPCVQPPKQPNVITCKAAVAWGPGKPLVIEEVDVSPPQPSEIRIRIVCTSLCRSDLTAWESQAIFPRIFGHEATGIVESVGEGVTEFTEGDHVLTVFTGECGTCRQCVSGKSNLCQVLGLERRGVMHSDQGTRFAINGKPVYHYCAVSSFSEYTVVHSGCAVKINPIVPLDKVCLLSCGVAAGLGAAWNVARISNGSSVVIFGLGTVGLSVAQGAKLRGASAIIGVDTNPEKEEKAKAFGITEFINPNDSKEPVQQVIKDLTGGGADYAFECIGDTGTVTTALQACCDGWGLTVTLGVPKVKPQVSAHYGIFLTGRTLKGSLFGGWKPKSDLPSLVDMYMKKEIQVDEYITHNLSFRDINKAFDLMREGKCLRCVMHMEK from the exons ATGTCATTGCCTTGCGTACAACCGCCTAAACAACCAAATGTCATCACCTGCAAAG CTGCGGTGGCGTGGGGACCCGGGAAGCCTTTGGTGATAGAGGAAGTGGATGTGAGTCCACCTCAGCCATCCGAGATAAGGATCAGAATTGTCTGCACCTCTCTCTGTCGCAGTGACCTCACTGCCTGGGAATCCCAG GCTATCTTTCCGCGGATATTCGGCCATGAAGCAACAGG GATCGTTGAGAGTGTTGGCGAGGGAGTGACTGAATTTACAGAAGGGGACCATGTGCTAACAGTCTTCACTGGAGAATGTGGAACATGCAGGCAATGTGTATCGGGTAAAAGCAACTTATGCCAAGTACTGGGCCTAGAACGGAGAGGTGTAATGCATAGTGATCAGGGGACACGGTTCGCCATAAATGGGAAACCGGTATATCATTATTGTGCAGTTTCGAGTTTCAGTGAGTATACTGTCGTGCACTCTGGATGTGCAGTCAAAATAAACCCAATTGTGCCTCTGGACAAAGTATGCCTTCTCAGTTGTGGAGTAGCTGCAG GCTTGGGTGCAGCTTGGAATGTTGCTAGGATATCTAATGGATCAAGTGTGGTGATATTTGGTCTTGGAACCGTAGGCCTTTCT GTTGCACAGGGTGCTAAGCTTAGGGGAGCATCAGCAATAATTGGTGTCGACACTAATCCTGAAAAGGAAGAAAAAG CAAAAGCTTTTGGAATTACTGAGTTTATTAACCCAAATGACAGTAAAGAACCAGTTCAACAG GTTATTAAGGATCTCACAGGTGGAGGGGCAGATTACGCATTTGAATGTATAGGTGACACAGGAACGGTAACTACTGCACTGCAGGCTTGTTGCGAT GGATGGGGATTGACTGTGACACTTGGTGTGCCAAAAGTAAAGCCACAAGTATCTGCTCATTATGGAATATTTCTTACTGGAAGAACATTGAAAGGGTCTCTTTTTGGAGGATGGAAACCTAAATCTGATCTCCCTTCATTAGTTGACATGTACATGAAAAAG GAAATCCAAGTTGATGAGTACATAACACATAACCTGTCATTTAGAGATATCAACAAAGCTTTTGATCTGATGAGAGAAGGGAAGTGTTTGCGCTGTGTTATGCACATGGAAAAGTAG
- the LOC101308869 gene encoding uncharacterized protein LOC101308869: MADHQKIHPAVDLEAPPTPTAPPMVPHGHRPSSTIPQEMNEKCPGTTPVASSTIPREMNKKGPSTTPVDQQRHLPLGSRSSHVAHTIPVIPAEPKQPEKRSSSSTCCRCICWALSILLLVLIIIGATAGILYLIFRPKLPSYSVNSLKISDLRLNLDMSLYAKFDVKITAENPNKKIGIYYEQGGQLSVWYTNMRLCEGALPKFYQGHQNKTVLNVALTGQNQYGSTLMNALQQQQQTGSIPLDLKVNAPVAIELGTLKLRKVRILGKCLLVVDSLTTNNFISIKADNCRFRLKL, encoded by the coding sequence ATGGCTGATCATCAAAAAATTCATCCTGCGGTGGATCTGGAGGCACCACCAACTCCCACAGCGCCGCCTATGGTGCCTCATGGACACCGGCCTTCTTCAACGATTCCACAAGAGATGAATGAGAAATGTCCGGGTACTACTCCAGTTGCTTCTTCAACAATTCCACGAGAGATGAATAAGAAAGGTCCAAGTACTACTCCAGTTGATCAGCAGCGCCACCTTCCATTAGGTTCACGATCATCACACGTAGCACATACCATTCCGGTAATCCCTGCAGAGCCAAAGCAACCAGAAAAGAGGAGCTCTTCATCTACTTGTTGCAGATGTATTTGTTGGGCACTGAGCATCCTTCTCCTTGTATTGATCATAATAGGAGCCACTGCTGGAATACTTTATCTCATCTTCCGCCCAAAACTTCCAAGTTACTCTGTCAATAGCTTGAAGATAAGCGACTTAAGGCTCAATTTGGACATGAGCCTATATGCAAAATTCGACGTCAAGATAACAGCTGAGAACCCAAACAAGAAGATTGGGATTTACTATGAGCAGGGTGGCCAGTTGAGTGTGTGGTATACAAACATGAGGCTTTGTGAAGGGGCACTGCCAAAGTTTTACCAAGGTCACCAGAACAAAACAGTACTCAATGTGGCCTTGACAGGCCAAAACCAATATGGAAGCACACTGATGAATGCACTGCAACAGCAACAACAAACTGGAAGCATCCCCTTAGATCTCAAGGTTAATGCACCAGTAGCAATTGAATTGGGGACATTAAAGCTCAGGAAGGTCAGGATATTGGGGAAGTGTTTGTTGGTTGTGGATAGCCTCACTACTAATAATTTCATTAGCATAAAAGCTGATAATTGTAGATTTAGATTGAAGCTTTGA
- the LOC101308575 gene encoding uncharacterized protein LOC101308575 translates to MELGAAKKRCRDVIERIERLPSSTKITPSCKRTLLKLAHSELSFLSRSTSSTPLSVNIGHIETVVHILHHPLITGVSRVCKPIPMCHKTSSQNGHVDIVCTLNRNPVWIIVSDRNPNYITWNEPQTNKTKGLQCRVQQLTAAAASAVALRPSSVILFFSHGLSSFLSDKLKHEFEATQVQLCHPGFRFDLVEEEGDWIDVLVARTYQEAAVFEIKVGDVKDDDVLSSVSDVKVSPMAANWDLLEDTTLLFPGFYSAVSKMQLFSFDVENMETAKRGECDVVNFDTTALIALVSAISNGGTEKLLATPESELRQRFKGNYEFVIGQVMSEIQNPILVKLGSAISGKRGITCETVHSEFKELVSMYGGPNEKLRASHLLKYLRVVPDSPSKRMMSLPTTRKLALKCKIVFGTGDYWCAPTATANMAFVRAVSQAGMSLCTIEHRPRALTGD, encoded by the exons ATGGAATTGGGAGCAGCAAAGAAGAGATGCAGAGATGTAATAGAGAGAATAGAGAGATTGCCATCTTCCACCAAAATCACCCCTTCTTGCAAACGCACCCTCCTCAAGTTGGCTCACTCCGAACTCTCTTTCCTCTCCCGCTCCACCTCCTCTACTCCCCTCAG CGTGAATATCGGGCACATTGAAACAGTTGTTCACATCCTCCACCACCCTCTCATCACTGGGGTCTCTCGCGTTTGCAAGCCTATTCCAATGTGTCACAAAACTAGTTCACAAAATGGGCATGTCGATATAGTCTGCACCCTCAATAGGAACCCAGTCTGGATTATCGTATCTGATAGAAACCCAAACTACATTACTTGGAATGAACCCCAAACAAACAAGACCAAAGGCTTGCAATGCCGAGTTCAGCAGCTCACTGCCGCCGCCGCCTCTGCTGTAGCGCTCAGACCCTCCTCAGTTATTCTCTTCTTCTCACACGGACTCAGCAGCTTCTTGTCTGATAAACTGAAACATGAATTTGAGGCCACCCAGGTTCAGTTGTGTCATCCTGGTTTTCGTTTCGATCTCGTCGAGGAAGAGGGAGATTGGATTGATGTACTAGTTGCAAGAACTTATCAGGAGGCGGCTGTGTTTGAGATCAAAGTGGGGGATGTAAAAGATGATGATGTTTTAAGTTCAGTATCTGATGTTAAGGTCTCCCCTATGGCTGCCAACTGGGATTTGCTAGAGGACACCACACTGCTCTTTCCGGGGTTTTATTCTGCGGTTTCGAAGATGCAGCTGTTCTCTTTTGATGTAGAGAACATGGAAACAGCGAAACGGGGTGAGTGTGATGTTGTGAACTTTGATACAACAGCTTTGATTGCGCTTGTTTCGGCTATTAGTAATGGAGGTACAGAGAAACTTTTGGCTACTCCAGAGAGCGAATTGAGGCAGCGGTTTAAGGGGAACTATGAGTTTGTGATTGGACAG GTGATGTCTGAGATACAGAATCCAATTCTTGTTAAACTTGGTAGTGCCATATCTGGAAAGCGAGGCATTACATGTGAAACCGTTCATTCGGAGTTCAAGGAATTAGTGTCAATGTATGGAGGGCCTAATGAGAAGTTGAGAGCTAGTCACCTCCTAAAATATCTCAG AGTTGTTCCTGATAGTCCGTCTAAACGCATGATGAGCCTTCCGACCACTCGAAAACTGGCTTTGAAGTGTAAGATTGTTTTTGGTACTGGTGATTACTGGTGTGCTCCAACTGCAACAGCTAATATGGCATTTGTGAGAGCGGTTTCACAAGCTGGGATGTCCTTGTGTACCATTGAGCACAGACCACGGGCTTTAACTGGTGATTAG